In Kitasatospora sp. NBC_00240, the following are encoded in one genomic region:
- a CDS encoding glycoside hydrolase family 6 protein, protein MTRRLPRTVLPAAAVALVLGLAAPATAAPAPTATAVGHTLPAGTRFYIDPASDAARQALTDLKGHDLAGAATMAKLASWPEATWFTGGTPAEVRNRVEKLMRDAGRAGTVPVLVAYNIPLRDCSLYSAGGAQSDAEYQAWIKAFAGGIGKGRAVVVLEPDGLANLPSDCGPDSDPTGALTAGRLADLNAAVDALETQPGTSVYLDAGNSHWRSVGTIAQRLLQAGVARTQGLSLNVSNNLTTEQNTRYGTWVSNCLWFATKGPAWAEGHADWCADQYYSPVAPNDGQPGNAVDPDDVNTWHWTDLWFQQNVGTAPAEQLTHFVVDTGRNGRGAWTPPKDKYTGDPQTWCNAPGRGIGARPTADTGVPLVDAYLWIKTVGQSDGQCNRSIPGGTVDPEYGIVDPAAGEWWPAQARALVQNAAPALTFNLNLR, encoded by the coding sequence ATGACACGCCGCCTTCCCAGAACCGTGCTTCCCGCCGCCGCCGTCGCGCTGGTACTCGGCCTCGCCGCCCCCGCGACGGCCGCACCCGCACCGACCGCGACCGCCGTCGGCCACACCCTGCCCGCCGGCACCCGGTTCTACATCGACCCCGCCAGCGACGCCGCCCGCCAGGCCCTGACCGACCTGAAGGGCCACGACCTGGCCGGCGCCGCCACGATGGCCAAGCTGGCGAGCTGGCCGGAGGCCACCTGGTTCACCGGCGGAACCCCCGCCGAGGTGCGGAACCGGGTGGAGAAGCTGATGCGGGACGCCGGACGCGCCGGGACCGTACCGGTGCTCGTGGCCTACAACATCCCGCTGCGCGACTGCTCGCTGTACTCGGCCGGCGGCGCGCAGTCCGACGCCGAGTACCAGGCCTGGATCAAGGCCTTCGCCGGGGGCATCGGCAAGGGCAGAGCCGTCGTCGTGCTGGAACCGGACGGGCTCGCCAACCTGCCCTCCGACTGCGGCCCGGACTCCGATCCCACCGGCGCCCTCACCGCCGGTCGCCTCGCCGACCTCAACGCGGCCGTCGACGCCCTGGAGACGCAGCCGGGCACCTCCGTCTACCTGGACGCGGGCAACAGCCACTGGAGGAGCGTCGGCACCATCGCCCAGCGCCTGCTGCAGGCCGGAGTGGCCCGCACCCAGGGGCTGTCGCTCAACGTCTCCAACAACCTGACCACCGAACAGAACACCCGCTACGGCACCTGGGTCTCCAACTGTCTCTGGTTCGCGACCAAGGGCCCGGCCTGGGCGGAGGGACACGCCGACTGGTGCGCGGACCAGTACTACTCCCCCGTCGCGCCGAACGACGGGCAGCCCGGCAACGCGGTAGACCCGGACGATGTCAACACCTGGCACTGGACCGACCTGTGGTTCCAGCAGAACGTCGGGACCGCGCCCGCCGAACAGCTCACCCACTTCGTCGTCGACACCGGCCGCAACGGCCGCGGCGCGTGGACCCCGCCCAAGGACAAGTACACCGGCGACCCGCAGACCTGGTGCAACGCACCCGGCCGCGGCATCGGCGCCCGGCCCACGGCCGACACCGGCGTCCCCCTGGTGGACGCCTACCTCTGGATCAAGACCGTCGGCCAGTCCGACGGCCAGTGCAACCGCAGTATCCCCGGCGGCACCGTCGATCCCGAGTACGGCATCGTGGACCCGGCCGCCGGTGAGTGGTGGCCCGCTCAGGCACGGGCCCTCGTGCAGAACGCCGCACCGGCCCTCACCTTCAACCTCAACCTGCGCTGA
- a CDS encoding nuclear transport factor 2 family protein, protein MVEHDKAAIIEALNLYGLALDAHQWDLFDRVFAEDVTAEFGPAGAAWKGLAEFKRSFAEFHDSLDRHQHTMMGHVVHVDGDKAYAFSYGNWLLVRESAEGGPSWEGTGWYDDELVRTEQGWRIKHRVCRLMAWTGNPLVPEPNAEHHPDMETNVLRRHAEDGKIAFLKAIQAK, encoded by the coding sequence ATGGTCGAGCACGACAAGGCAGCGATTATCGAGGCCCTGAATCTTTACGGTCTGGCGCTGGACGCGCACCAGTGGGACCTGTTCGACCGGGTTTTCGCCGAGGACGTGACGGCGGAATTCGGCCCGGCCGGGGCCGCCTGGAAGGGTCTCGCCGAATTCAAGCGCTCTTTCGCCGAGTTCCACGACAGTCTCGACAGGCACCAGCACACGATGATGGGCCACGTGGTGCACGTCGACGGCGACAAGGCCTACGCGTTCAGCTACGGCAACTGGCTGCTCGTGCGCGAGTCCGCCGAGGGCGGCCCGTCCTGGGAGGGGACGGGCTGGTACGACGACGAGCTCGTCCGGACCGAGCAGGGCTGGCGCATCAAGCACCGTGTCTGCCGGCTGATGGCCTGGACCGGCAACCCGCTGGTCCCCGAGCCGAACGCCGAGCACCACCCCGACATGGAGACGAACGTGCTGCGACGGCACGCCGAGGACGGGAAGATCGCGTTCCTGAAGGCGATCCAGGCGAAGTAG
- a CDS encoding glycoside hydrolase family 6 protein produces the protein MRRYSRRTAAVLLALPLALAAPTAAHADPVSSTNGFYVDPNSSAATWAAANPADGRAAAIKASIAAVPMARWFGNWSGTIGTATGAYVGAAQASGKLPVLVAYNIPDRDICGGQSAGGAGSAAAYDTWIAAFASGIGSRPAVVVLEPDALGDQSCMTSAQISSRNALLNNAITQFNTKAPNTWVYLDAGNPGWISSSTMAQHLNAAGLSRTHGFSLNVSNFYTTAQNTAYADSVNSTLKSSYGYTKPFAVDTSRNGNGSNGAWCNPAGRKTGTPTQLGGGAEMLLWIKTPGESDGNCGVGAGSAAGQFLPEVAYKMIYGY, from the coding sequence ATGCGCAGATACTCCCGCCGGACCGCAGCGGTCCTGCTCGCCCTCCCGCTGGCGCTCGCGGCCCCCACCGCCGCCCACGCGGACCCGGTGTCCAGCACCAACGGCTTCTACGTCGACCCCAACTCCAGCGCCGCCACGTGGGCGGCCGCCAACCCGGCCGACGGGCGCGCCGCCGCGATCAAGGCCTCCATCGCCGCCGTCCCGATGGCGCGCTGGTTCGGCAACTGGAGCGGCACCATCGGCACCGCCACCGGTGCCTACGTCGGCGCGGCCCAGGCCTCGGGCAAGCTGCCCGTCCTGGTCGCCTACAACATCCCTGACCGCGACATCTGCGGCGGCCAGTCCGCCGGCGGCGCGGGATCCGCCGCCGCCTACGACACCTGGATCGCGGCCTTCGCGAGCGGCATCGGCAGCCGCCCCGCCGTCGTCGTCCTGGAACCCGACGCGCTCGGCGACCAGAGCTGCATGACGTCCGCCCAGATCTCCAGCCGCAACGCCCTGCTCAACAACGCCATCACCCAGTTCAACACCAAGGCCCCCAACACCTGGGTGTACCTCGACGCCGGAAACCCCGGCTGGATCAGCTCGTCCACGATGGCCCAGCATCTGAACGCCGCAGGCCTCAGCCGCACCCACGGCTTCTCGCTGAACGTCTCCAACTTCTACACCACCGCCCAGAACACCGCCTACGCCGACTCGGTCAACTCGACCCTCAAGTCCTCCTACGGCTACACCAAGCCCTTCGCCGTCGACACCAGCCGCAACGGCAACGGCTCGAACGGCGCCTGGTGCAACCCCGCCGGCCGGAAGACCGGCACTCCGACCCAGCTCGGCGGCGGCGCCGAGATGCTGCTGTGGATCAAGACTCCGGGCGAGTCCGACGGCAACTGCGGCGTCGGAGCGGGCTCGGCAGCCGGCCAGTTCCTCCCCGAGGTCGCCTACAAGATGATCTACGGCTACTGA
- a CDS encoding LacI family DNA-binding transcriptional regulator → MTDESTRRRPTLDEVAERAGVSRTAASRVINNAPHVSRDKREAVQRAIRELGYVPNPTARALATQQAGAVALIVSGDDPAVFADPFFGQVVAGATTVLEETDLNLMLCLATSTRGQLRVQHLLRTRAVDGVMLMALREDDPLTRLALDADIPAVFGGRPLGQEVPSFVDVDNVGGARAATEHLISLGRTRIAMITGPLDTDVSRARHRGYREALTLAGLTPHGEEPGDFTELGGITAMDSLLARHPDTDAVFAANDNMAAGALRALRRVGRAVPGGIAVVGFDDLPVAEVSDPPLTTIHQPIQALGREMTRMLLALIAGGAPSPLILPTRLVRRESA, encoded by the coding sequence GTGACAGACGAATCGACGCGCCGACGGCCGACCCTGGACGAGGTGGCCGAGCGCGCGGGCGTCTCCCGCACCGCCGCGTCCAGGGTGATCAACAACGCACCCCACGTCAGTCGCGACAAACGCGAGGCCGTCCAACGCGCGATCAGGGAACTGGGCTACGTACCCAACCCCACCGCCCGGGCCCTGGCGACCCAGCAGGCGGGAGCGGTGGCACTCATCGTCTCCGGGGACGACCCCGCGGTCTTCGCCGACCCGTTCTTCGGCCAGGTCGTCGCAGGCGCCACCACCGTCCTGGAGGAGACCGACCTCAACCTGATGCTCTGTCTGGCCACCTCCACCCGCGGCCAGTTGCGCGTACAGCACCTGCTTCGCACCCGCGCCGTCGACGGCGTCATGCTGATGGCGCTGCGCGAGGATGACCCCCTCACCCGCCTCGCCCTCGACGCGGACATCCCCGCCGTCTTCGGCGGCCGGCCCCTGGGGCAGGAGGTGCCGTCCTTCGTTGACGTCGACAACGTCGGCGGCGCCCGGGCCGCGACCGAGCACCTGATCTCACTCGGCCGCACCCGCATCGCGATGATCACCGGCCCGCTGGACACCGACGTCAGCCGCGCCCGCCACCGCGGCTACCGCGAGGCCCTCACCCTGGCCGGGCTCACCCCCCACGGCGAGGAACCCGGCGACTTCACCGAGCTCGGCGGGATCACCGCCATGGACTCACTGCTGGCCCGGCACCCCGACACGGACGCCGTCTTCGCCGCCAACGACAACATGGCGGCGGGCGCGCTGCGGGCGCTCCGCCGCGTAGGCCGCGCGGTACCGGGCGGCATCGCGGTCGTCGGATTCGACGACCTGCCGGTCGCCGAGGTGTCCGACCCGCCGCTCACGACGATCCACCAGCCCATCCAGGCCCTCGGCCGGGAGATGACACGGATGCTCCTCGCGCTCATCGCGGGCGGGGCCCCCAGCCCGCTGATCCTGCCCACCCGGCTCGTCCGGCGCGAATCCGCCTAG
- a CDS encoding TetR/AcrR family transcriptional regulator has product MTAEPNHRAHYREPRQARSAETLARVLQAAEEIVSSAGLEEMTITGVAARAGVSVGSIYRRFEGKDQLVAALTERMLERREQYVAERLRQAEPSLSGVLDAYAQALLQSFADSSSLFPELLRARGTDAPDRGARTITEIQRYLVEAATPCAGEIRRSDPQAALDTVARAVLGACFHTSVHPDRPVGEVALRRYADELSDMATAYLRTPDRSPAAHS; this is encoded by the coding sequence ATGACTGCTGAGCCGAACCATCGGGCGCACTACCGGGAACCCCGGCAGGCCCGCAGCGCCGAGACCCTGGCTCGCGTCCTCCAGGCGGCCGAGGAAATCGTCTCCTCGGCCGGCCTGGAGGAGATGACGATCACCGGCGTCGCGGCCCGCGCCGGCGTGTCCGTCGGCTCGATCTACCGCCGCTTCGAAGGCAAGGACCAATTGGTCGCCGCCCTGACGGAGCGGATGCTGGAACGCCGCGAGCAGTACGTGGCCGAGCGGCTGCGCCAGGCCGAGCCCTCGCTCTCCGGCGTCCTGGACGCCTACGCGCAGGCACTGCTGCAGTCCTTCGCCGACAGCAGCAGTCTCTTTCCCGAGCTGCTGCGGGCACGGGGAACCGATGCGCCGGACCGCGGTGCCCGCACCATCACCGAGATCCAGCGCTACCTGGTCGAAGCGGCGACCCCCTGTGCGGGCGAGATCCGGCGATCCGACCCGCAGGCGGCACTGGACACGGTGGCCCGTGCCGTCCTCGGCGCCTGCTTCCACACCTCCGTCCACCCCGACCGCCCCGTCGGCGAGGTGGCCCTGCGCCGGTACGCGGACGAACTCAGCGACATGGCGACCGCCTACCTCCGCACTCCCGACCGCAGCCCCGCCGCTCACTCCTGA
- a CDS encoding IS256 family transposase: MLSVVTDDGSTQFGSLIDEIVREGARLMLAAALETEGNQYMAELAAETDEVGRRPVVRNGHHRPRTVVTAAGPVEVKAPRVNDRRVDEATGERQRFSSKILPPWCRKSPKVSEVLPLLYLHGLSSGDFFVPALEQFLGGTAGLSVAAVTRLTRPWQGDHAAFQDRDLSDRDFVYVWADGVHPKVRLGQAHSCVLVLLGVRLDGSKELTAIAEGLRESTESWADLLRDCRRLGMRDPELVVGDGAMGLWKALAEVFPAARHQRCWVHKARNVTNALPKSAQPGATKAMQEIYNAEDRTHAEQAIEAFAKTYGTKWPKAVTKITDDAEELLAFYDFPAEHWIHLRTTNPIESTFSTVKLRTKVTRGAGSPAAALAMVFKLVESAQARWRAITGAHLVPLVRAGARFESGVLVERQELAA, translated from the coding sequence ATGCTCAGCGTAGTCACCGACGACGGCTCCACCCAGTTCGGCTCCCTGATCGACGAGATCGTGCGCGAGGGCGCCCGCCTCATGCTCGCCGCCGCCCTGGAAACAGAAGGCAACCAGTACATGGCCGAGTTGGCGGCCGAGACCGACGAGGTCGGCCGGCGTCCGGTGGTCCGCAACGGCCACCATCGGCCCCGCACCGTGGTCACCGCGGCCGGCCCGGTCGAGGTGAAGGCCCCGCGGGTGAACGACCGACGTGTCGACGAGGCCACTGGTGAACGGCAGCGGTTCTCCTCGAAGATCCTGCCGCCGTGGTGCCGCAAGTCGCCGAAGGTCTCCGAGGTGCTGCCGCTGCTCTACCTGCACGGACTGTCGTCCGGGGACTTCTTCGTGCCCGCGCTGGAGCAGTTCCTCGGCGGCACCGCCGGGCTGTCGGTCGCGGCCGTGACCCGGCTGACCAGGCCGTGGCAGGGCGACCACGCCGCCTTCCAGGACCGCGACCTGTCGGATCGCGACTTCGTCTACGTGTGGGCCGACGGCGTGCACCCGAAGGTCCGGCTCGGCCAGGCCCACTCGTGTGTCCTGGTCCTGCTCGGAGTCCGGTTGGACGGCTCCAAAGAGCTGACCGCGATCGCCGAAGGGCTACGGGAGTCCACCGAGTCGTGGGCCGACCTGCTGCGCGACTGCCGCCGACTCGGCATGCGCGACCCCGAACTCGTGGTCGGCGACGGCGCGATGGGCCTGTGGAAGGCCCTGGCCGAGGTGTTCCCGGCCGCCCGGCATCAAAGGTGCTGGGTTCACAAAGCCCGCAACGTCACCAACGCCTTGCCGAAGTCCGCCCAGCCGGGCGCGACCAAGGCGATGCAGGAGATCTACAACGCGGAGGACCGGACTCACGCCGAGCAGGCGATCGAGGCGTTCGCCAAGACCTACGGTACGAAGTGGCCCAAGGCCGTCACGAAGATCACCGACGACGCCGAGGAACTGCTGGCGTTCTACGACTTCCCGGCCGAGCACTGGATCCACCTGCGGACCACCAACCCGATCGAGTCGACGTTCTCCACGGTCAAGCTCCGCACCAAGGTCACCCGCGGCGCCGGCAGCCCGGCCGCGGCCCTCGCGATGGTCTTCAAGCTTGTCGAGTCCGCCCAGGCCCGCTGGCGCGCGATCACCGGCGCCCATCTGGTCCCCTTGGTCCGCGCCGGCGCCCGGTTCGAGAGCGGCGTCCTGGTCGAGCGGCAGGAGCTGGCCGCATGA
- a CDS encoding acyl-CoA dehydrogenase family protein yields MASTHDTSDRLTTILEKVRALGPTLRERAADAERAGRHSDETIADLHATGVFDIGSPAEFGGYELTVREQLDVIAEVSKWDGSCGWSVWAGASTNWIPAGSGARVVEEVYGPAWVGPRVAGSSHFPASRGRAKRVEGGWVVSGGPWTFGSDALWAPFTNLGCLADDGEGPYLVALQVPRDELRFLDDWQVAGMCATGSVSITLAGDELFVPEHRGVDFRHIVDGSLDNGLKGDLWKVPSLGWAFSTMAGMSIGLAQGALERFLERSAGRPVRGTTYKNQLEAPLTHLLLAEVHSKIQSATLMTRANAEETDRLGALAAAGTPADPAYMQMFSGRVLVETAYAAKWCAEAIELLQRNSGSTAIMQSEPIQRAWRDARVITLHGALNLEALSENYGRLMAGAQPHKVAGITTLDRFAPAAPDKTV; encoded by the coding sequence ATGGCTTCGACCCACGACACGTCCGACAGGCTGACAACGATTCTCGAAAAGGTGCGCGCACTCGGGCCCACCCTGCGGGAGCGCGCGGCGGACGCGGAACGCGCGGGCCGCCATTCGGACGAGACCATCGCCGACCTGCACGCCACCGGCGTCTTCGACATCGGCAGCCCCGCCGAGTTCGGCGGCTACGAGCTGACCGTCCGGGAGCAGCTGGACGTCATCGCCGAGGTGTCCAAGTGGGACGGCTCCTGCGGGTGGAGCGTCTGGGCGGGAGCCTCGACGAACTGGATTCCCGCCGGTTCGGGCGCTCGCGTGGTCGAGGAGGTCTACGGCCCCGCATGGGTCGGGCCGCGGGTCGCCGGTTCGAGCCACTTCCCGGCCTCCCGAGGGCGCGCGAAGCGGGTCGAGGGGGGCTGGGTCGTCTCGGGTGGACCCTGGACCTTCGGGAGCGACGCGCTCTGGGCGCCGTTCACGAACCTCGGCTGCCTCGCCGACGACGGCGAGGGCCCCTACCTGGTGGCCCTGCAGGTTCCGCGGGACGAACTCCGGTTCCTCGACGACTGGCAGGTCGCCGGCATGTGCGCCACCGGCAGCGTCTCCATCACCCTCGCCGGCGACGAGCTCTTCGTCCCGGAGCACCGCGGCGTCGACTTCCGCCACATCGTCGACGGGAGCCTCGACAACGGCCTCAAGGGCGATCTCTGGAAGGTGCCCTCGCTCGGCTGGGCGTTCAGCACCATGGCGGGGATGTCGATCGGCCTCGCCCAGGGCGCCCTGGAGCGGTTCCTGGAGCGCTCCGCCGGCCGGCCCGTCCGCGGCACCACCTACAAGAACCAGCTGGAGGCTCCCCTCACCCACCTGCTGCTCGCCGAGGTCCACTCGAAGATCCAGTCGGCCACACTGATGACCCGGGCCAACGCCGAGGAGACCGATCGCCTCGGTGCGCTCGCCGCCGCCGGCACCCCGGCCGATCCGGCGTACATGCAGATGTTCAGCGGCCGGGTCCTCGTCGAGACGGCCTACGCGGCCAAGTGGTGCGCGGAGGCGATCGAGTTGCTCCAGCGCAACTCCGGCTCGACCGCGATCATGCAGAGCGAACCCATCCAGCGGGCCTGGCGTGACGCGCGCGTCATCACCTTGCACGGCGCCCTCAACCTCGAGGCCCTCTCCGAGAACTACGGGCGGCTGATGGCCGGGGCCCAGCCGCACAAGGTCGCGGGGATCACCACCCTGGACCGCTTCGCGCCGGCCGCACCGGACAAGACCGTCTGA
- a CDS encoding DUF4279 domain-containing protein has protein sequence MPFCHCWKVVCCEPGLPDDEQIDQVLGRLRPCMEALTNLTTRLAAEEGPGGAILQVHRYFNRHDAQPSGSPDDTNLFGWHLDRAVMDFLAATGADLDVGEYDMTPSND, from the coding sequence ATCCCGTTCTGTCACTGCTGGAAGGTTGTCTGCTGCGAGCCCGGCCTGCCAGACGATGAGCAGATCGACCAGGTCCTCGGCCGGCTCCGGCCCTGCATGGAGGCGCTCACCAATCTGACAACCCGTCTCGCAGCCGAGGAGGGCCCCGGGGGTGCGATTCTGCAGGTCCACCGCTACTTCAACCGGCATGATGCGCAGCCCTCCGGCTCGCCGGACGACACGAACCTCTTCGGCTGGCACCTGGACCGCGCAGTGATGGACTTCCTCGCCGCAACCGGCGCAGATCTGGATGTCGGCGAATACGACATGACGCCCAGCAACGACTGA